GGAGCTCTTTGAAAGGCTGCTTCAGCCAATCGTGTATATCTACCGGAGGCTTGGTGTCCCGGCGGAATTTAAGCCTGTAAATGATATAGTAGTTCGAGGTAGGAAGATCTCCGGTAATGGCGCAGGTAAAATTGGTAGTAGCACGGTACTTGTGGGCAACATCATCCTCGACCTAGACTATGAGTCTATGGCTCGTGTGCTGAAAGTGCCGAGTGAGAAATTCAGAGATAAGATGGCTCAGAGCATGAGGGAGTGGGTTACTTCACTAAAGAAGGAGTTGGGCGGCGTTCCACCCTTGGAGCAGATTAAAGAAATACTCGTAGAAGCCTTTGAAAAGAATCTTGGAGTCAAGCTCGTAAAAGGTGGCGCTACAAGTGAGGAGATGGAGATCTGGGAGAAAGAGGTAAAGCCACGTCATCTCTCTTACGAGTGGCTATATCAACCTGAGAGTAGACATCAGAGCCTAAGAGCGGTCAAGGTGAAGGGTGGTGTCAATGTAGTTGAAGTAGACTATAAAGCCCAGAAGCTGATCAGAATCACGTTAGAGGTGGTTGAAGGAAGAATACGCGACGTGCTGATTTCAGGCGACTTCTTCATGATCCCAGAGGAAGCCCTACCAAAACTCGAAGAAATGTTAAAAGGCGCTACTCTGCAGCGGGAAGTACTCACAAAAAAGATTCAAGAGTTCTACAGTAGATATAGGGTTCAGACACCAAATGTGGCACCAGAAGATTTCGTAGAAGCTTTGATGAAGGCCGCTAGCGAACTGCTTTAGGGGTGTAATATACTAATCTTCAACAAGTTCTGTATCCGACGACAAAAGCGCAGAAAATAAGATCACCAAATAGTTTAGCTTCAAAGGTTAGGCAAAGGTGAGAAACGTACTAAAAGAAATTCGTACGCTTCTTCTCGGTGTTTAAATTAAGAGTGTGCAACCAGCTGAGCATTTTTTGTATTCGTTAGGGTAAAGATTAAAAATCTCTCTTTTCCGTATTGTGCAATGACAGGGAACTATTAAACGTATCCCCTTTAGAGTTTCCGTTTTGCTAAAATCGTGAAAGCCGCCAACTACTCCATATATTTCTCCAAAATTTGAGGCGAAACTCAATATGTTTTCTAAACCAGAGTGCGCACAGCCAGTTATAACCGTTAAACCATTACAAGTCTCCACGATTAAAGATTGCTCTTTAATCAGCCAGCCGA
The sequence above is drawn from the Nitrososphaerota archaeon genome and encodes:
- a CDS encoding lipoate--protein ligase family protein, with translation MEEWRLIDLGDAEPLIAQTFYEAIAYAIDRGLAPNTIIFVRPASPYVCIGYHQELEREVDVEYCRERGLPIIRRSQGGGAVYLDGNQLFYQIIGSERSEVIPFGVKELFERLLQPIVYIYRRLGVPAEFKPVNDIVVRGRKISGNGAGKIGSSTVLVGNIILDLDYESMARVLKVPSEKFRDKMAQSMREWVTSLKKELGGVPPLEQIKEILVEAFEKNLGVKLVKGGATSEEMEIWEKEVKPRHLSYEWLYQPESRHQSLRAVKVKGGVNVVEVDYKAQKLIRITLEVVEGRIRDVLISGDFFMIPEEALPKLEEMLKGATLQREVLTKKIQEFYSRYRVQTPNVAPEDFVEALMKAASELL